A region from the Leptospira venezuelensis genome encodes:
- a CDS encoding DoxX family protein, with product MENLDAKSISLWIMATIYTIAGILHFVIPKFYMRIMPPWIPYHKLMVQLSGIAEIALGIGLFFPQTKVLAAWGVVFLLIAVFPANVYHFQSRTRKDPPTWALILRLPLQLLLIYWAYTFTY from the coding sequence ATGGAAAACCTAGACGCTAAATCTATCAGTCTCTGGATCATGGCGACCATTTATACGATCGCCGGCATTCTTCATTTTGTGATCCCTAAATTTTATATGCGGATCATGCCACCTTGGATTCCTTATCATAAACTTATGGTCCAACTTAGCGGCATTGCAGAGATCGCTTTGGGCATTGGGCTTTTCTTTCCTCAAACTAAAGTATTAGCTGCGTGGGGTGTGGTGTTTCTTTTGATAGCTGTGTTTCCAGCTAACGTATATCATTTTCAGTCAAGAACCAGAAAAGACCCTCCTACTTGGGCACTAATTTTAAGACTTCCTTTACAATTACTTCTGATTTACTGGGCTTATACTTTTACGTATTGA